The Apium graveolens cultivar Ventura chromosome 10, ASM990537v1, whole genome shotgun sequence nucleotide sequence ATACAATTTACCACTCATTCGAAAGCCCATTTAAGAGTCTAAGTGTAGATGTAATTTATCTTTGGTGTCACTCATAAATTGTGAGAATTGTGAAAAATGTTGGAAGTGTTCTGAGTTCTATTCTAAAATATTAAGGTGTCAGATAATCACTTTTCATGATATTATATTATTCTAACACATGGTACCAAAACCCGGACATTGCTACTTAAATCCAAAAACATTTTAgttcttcttctcttaattctttttgtttttaatttataAGAAACTGACCAGCATCTACTTATATAAAGCAGGGAAATGGGCATGCTTGAAACTCAATCCGCAGGTATTTTCTGTTCTCTTCATTACTCATTACTATGTTATAGGCACTTGTTTAGAGGAGGGTTTAGATCATAAAATTATTAACATTCATTTTCACTGGAAATCTCATTTTTTTCGAGATCACTAGAATCTCTTGTTTAGTGTCTGAACAAAtgaatatataattaaaaatatcACTAGTACTAGGAAGGTCTGATAGCATGTTAATTACGAGCTGAATTATATAATACATGTTAACATTTACATAATAACATACTATGGCAACAGAACTCCAGTCTTGTTTTTTTCAAgattcttttgtttttttttatcaGATAATCATTTTTCGTGCAGAAACTAAAATTTTGATCACGGAATCTATCATGGCTGCTCGTGAAAATGCTAAGTTAAATGCTGATAAATCACTGGATCAGACTGATTCAATAGTTCAATCTGCTGGTATTTTTGTTCTCTTCTTTACTCATTATGCTATTGTTAAGTTATAGGCACTTGTTAAGAGAGGGGCTTagattatatattatataaaaacATTCTTTTTCAGTCCAAATCTCATTTGTCAATCGGGCTCGCTAAAATCTCTTTTTAGAATCcaaataaatgattaaataattaaacatATCACTTACTAGGAAGGGATCGACTGTGAGACCTATAAGTTCCGATACCATGTTAATTACCGGCTGAATTATAAATTACATGTTAACATTTATATAAATGCATAAATTGGAACTAAACTTCAGTCTTTCTTTGTATTTGAAGATTCTTTTGTGTTTAAACAAATAATCATTTTTTGTGCGGAAACTAAAATTTTGATCAAGGAATCTATCATGGCAGCTCGTGAAAACGCTAACTTCAGTGCTGATAAGTCACTTGATCAGACCGATTCACTCGTTCAAACCAAAATGAATGAGTTCAAATTAAGCAGCGATGGAAACTTCGGGCATGATCAGGCGCAGATAATCAGTTCTGACATCGCTGAAGCTGAACAGAAGGGTTTCCTTATGGAGCAGAGTCCTGGTGTGGCTCAGTCTGCAGGTATTTTTTGTTCTCTTCTATGCTCATTATTTTATTGTTAAGTTATAGGCACTTGTTTAGAGGAAACTTAgttcatatattatatataaactTTTTTTCCGCTCGAAATCTCATTTTTGGTTCCGGAATGCTACAATCTCTTGTTTAGTGTCCGGATAAGTGAATATAAATTAGAAATATCGCTAGTACTAGGAAGGAATCTACTGTGAGACCTTTGAGTTCTGATACCATGTTAATTACCAGCTGAATTATATATTTCATGTTAACACTTATATAAATGCCAAGGAACAAAGCTTCAGTCTTTTTGTTTATTTCAAGATTCTTTTGTGTTTGATCAGATAATCATTTTTCGTGCAGAAACTAAAATTTTGATCAAGGAATCTATCATGGCTGCTCGTGAAAATGCTAAGTTCAATGCTGATAAATCACTGGATCATACTGAATCACTCGTTCAATCTGCAGGTATTTTTTGTTCCCTTATTTACTCATTATGTCATTTTTAAGTTTTAGGCACTTGTTAAGCGGGGGGCTTAGATCATATTTTACATATAAACATTCTTTTTtactccgaaactcattttttGATCGGGATTGCTAGAATCTTTTGTTTAGTATCCGAATAAGTGAATATATAATTAAACATATCGCTTGTACTAGGAAGGAATCGACTCTGAGACCTATAAGTTCTGATAACATCTTAATTAGCAGCCGAATTATATAATACATGTTAACATTTATATAAATGTATAAATTGGAACAAAACTTCAGTCTTTCTGTTTATTTTAAGATTCTTTTGTGTTTAATCAGATAAATATATTTTGTGCAGAAGCTAAAATTTTGATCAAGGAATCGATCACGGAAGCTCGTGAAAATGCTGAACTCAATGCTGATAAGTCACTGGATCAGACTGATTCACTCGTTCAAACCAACATGAATGAGTTCAAATTAAGCAGTGATGGAAACTGCAGGCATGATCAGGCGCAGATAATGAGTAATGACAGCGCTGTAGCTGAACAGAAGGGTTTCCTTGAGCAGAGTCCTGGTGTGGCTCAATCTGCAGGTATTTTTTTGTTATCTTCTCTACTAATTATGTTATTGTTTAGTTAGAGGCACTTGTTTAGAGGAGGGCTTAGATTGAATATTATATATTACCATTTTTTCACTTGAAATCTCATTTTTTGATCGGGATCGCTACAATCTCTTATTTAGTTTCCGAATAAGTGAATATATAATTAGAAATATCGCTAGTACTAGGAAGGAATCGACTGTGAGACCTATAAGTTCTGATAATTACCAGCTGAATTACATTTACATGTTAACATTTATATAAATGCTTAGGAACAAAGCTTCAGTCTTTCTGTTTATATCAAGAGTCTTTTGTGTTTAATCAGATAATCATTTTTCGTGCAGAAACTGAAATTTTTATCAACAAGGAATCAATCATTACAGCTCGTGAAAATGCTTATAAGTCACTGAATCAGACTGATTCACTCGTTCAAACCACCAAAAATGAGTTCAAATTAAGCGGCGCTGGAAACTTCAGGCATGATCAGGCGCAGGGAATGAGTAATGACAGTGCTGGAGCTGAAGAGAAGGGTTTCTCTAAGGAGCAGAGTCCTGGTGTGGCTGATCATCATCAGATGAACGGTGGGGATGATTTTGATGGTAATCCTTTGGTGCTCACTGAGTCCCTTGTTGCTGCTGGTGGAAATGCTGCAAAAAAGGTACGGGTGTAGAAATATAATGGCTAAattgaaaatgagattttgtgataaCCATTGTTCTGCACTTTTCTCAATTAGTTGTTCTGCTAGGTTATTTTGTTGTGAACTTGTGGTGCATATAAGACAGTATATTTGTCTTTTTATCTATTTTCTTACTAGAGACTGAAAAAGACTCTTGATACTGATTTTATAGTAATTTATAtactttaaattatttatattgaattgCTCAGAAGAAGGCTGGCTCTAGTCGTGGGAAGAAAAAAACGAAGAGTAAGCGAACTAATTCGGCTCAAAGAAAAATTAAGAGGACTGTTTTTGTTTCTGACATTGACAATGAGGTAGTAAATTATCTTAATTTTCCATGCAATATTATAATGCTGTTTGTTTTGGAGATTGATTTGTTGTTAAAACAGAAATTCTATATTCTATTTTGCATGGGTTTAGATTGCTGAAGTGCAACTTGCAGCTCTCTTTACTAGCTGCGGGGAGGTAAAGTGACCTACTTGTTTTTTATTTCTTAAACAACCACTCATGGTAATGACACATTTTTTTTACTAAAACTCCAAAATGCTTTTTGTACCTAAGATTGTTGATTGTCGTATATGTGGTGACCCGAAATCTGCTCTCCGGTTTGGGTTCGTTGAGTTCTCTGTAAAGGGTAAGCTATTAAAGCTTTTATATTGACAATGCACATACAGGTGCTTGTGATAGGGCAgtctttcattttttttcttaTCTGACATGTGTGCAGAAGGTGCAAGAAATGCTTTGAGTCTTGCAGGGATGATGCTTGGTTCCCACACTGTCAAGGTGCAGCCTTCGAAAACTGCAATTGCACCTGTTAACCAGAACCTTTTGCCAAGGGTTAGTAGTCTGGTTTATTATCTCTATAGACTTGTTGTAATCATCTGATACTTGCGTACAACTGGAAATAAGGAAGTGCGAAGTCAATGTGAACTTACTTAAATTACCTTGTCTTATCTTTTTTCAGTCTGAAGATGAAATAGAGAGATGCACAAGGACTATTTATATTACAAATATAGATAAGAAGGTGATTTAGAATAAAAATGATTTATTCTTCTGTTGGTTGAAAGCTTTGTATGGTAATCTTCATTTTTTTTGTTCAATTTAAATGCTTGTTTATTCCAGGTTATTCCAGAAGATGTCAGACTCTTTTTTGAATCTTTCTGTGGAGAGGTTTGAGATTTCATGCTACAAATGTATAGATGCTCCTATTCTTGAATTTAAAAATTTATgttataaaataatttttctgCCATAGGTTCTTTGCTTGAAGCTGCTTAATGACCGTCGTCATTCAACTTGCATCGGATTCCTGGAGTTCGTGACAGTAAGTAAAATTAGCTGTTTAATATCTTGAGTAGATTCTTTTTGCGGTTGAGGTTTGGGTACATGGTTTGGTTGTCTCAGAAGCTTATAAAGTAATATGACTTTAATGAAGAGAAATCACCTATGGACTATGGTAATCCATGGATAATCAGTGCCTTCTGATTTAATTCGAATATATTTATGTCTGTCTTAAAAGTCTCAACCATCTCTTTTGTTATAAATAAAAGAGTTATATGGCTAAAGGTTCGCTAAATTCGCAAAATGTTGGCTAGTGTTTAAAAATAACTTTTTAATGGCTATTGTTATCTTCCGCCTTTTGAATTGGTGGCGCCCAGAAAAGTAGAGCCAATAAAATAGAAAAGGAAAAAAGCGAACCAGTTCAGTAATGACACAATATATTGGGAACCAGTTCATCAATACACAGAATTCTTGCCTGTTATAATGAATTAGTCTGTATTTAGTGATCAGAATAATTAATATATTAGATAAGCAGCAGCTGATTTCATGATTTGTTTCCTTACTTAAACTTGTTACTATTACAGTTTTGATATATGTTAGTTAAATGcttatttatattttttgttaTCACTGCTAATTTATTCCGATTATGATTATAAAGGTTTTTTAACTTTAGGCTTTTTTTGTCTGCCCTATCTTacgcccccccccccccccccaaatCCTTTTCTGCACAAAATCACCATCTTAACTCATGCAGTCTCATCTCTTTTAACAACTGCCGTAATGCATGATAACATGCTGTGTTTTTTTTTCAGTTTTAAGTTTTACTGGGAACTGGGAAGGCATACACATTTTAAGCGATTACATTGCATTTGAATAATAACAGTGCTCTAATAGCATCATCTTGTGTATGATATATATGTGGAACACGCCTTGATAATTATCTGGCTACAAGTTTATAGTAACGTGTGGTCCTTGCTAGACATGCATTTCTGTCATTAGATAAGTTTTGCAAGATTAATAATCTTATCTTCTTTTTTTCTGTGTGCTGCATCTGTGCATTATTTTTGTTGTCAACAAAAAGGTTTATGTTCAATGGATTTTATTATTTGCCCTCTGCAGCCTGAGAGTGCAATTGCAGCCCTCAAATGTAGTGGTGTCATCTTGGGAGACTTGCCAATAAGGTTAGTTATCCATCGATCCTACTAGTCGATTCCCTCCTTCCATCTAATTTATTAAACTTTTATGAAACAAGGTGATTTTATAACCATGCAGGGTAAGCCCGTCAAAGACGCCTATCAAGAAAGGTGTTCCCCGCAGAACAAATCAATGAGTCTTCCTGGAAGGTCTTCTCAATTTAGTGCTGATAGAAATATAGCTGCATATACCTGCACTTCTGTCCGTTGCATGCTGGCCTAGTATCTCCCAACTTCCATTTAAGAGCGTTTTCTCTGTAGAATGTCGTTTGTTCATCATTTAGAGATGGATGATATTCCTTATGCTGTAGATGGCTTGACTATGTGGCATGCTAAGCTTAACTTTGTT carries:
- the LOC141692812 gene encoding uncharacterized protein LOC141692812 isoform X2 yields the protein MGMLETQSAETKILITESIMAARENAKLNADKSLDQTDSIVQSAARENANFSADKSLDQTDSLVQTKMNEFKLSSDGNFGHDQAQIISSDIAEAEQKGFLMEQSPGVAQSAETKILIKESIMAARENAKFNADKSLDHTESLVQSAEAKILIKESITEARENAELNADKSLDQTDSLVQTNMNEFKLSSDGNCRHDQAQIMSNDSAVAEQKGFLEQSPGVAQSAETEIFINKESIITARENAYKSLNQTDSLVQTTKNEFKLSGAGNFRHDQAQGMSNDSAGAEEKGFSKEQSPGVADHHQMNGGDDFDGNPLVLTESLVAAGGNAAKKKKAGSSRGKKKTKSKRTNSAQRKIKRTVFVSDIDNEIAEVQLAALFTSCGEIVDCRICGDPKSALRFGFVEFSVKEGARNALSLAGMMLGSHTVKVQPSKTAIAPVNQNLLPRSEDEIERCTRTIYITNIDKKVIPEDVRLFFESFCGEVLCLKLLNDRRHSTCIGFLEFVTPESAIAALKCSGVILGDLPIRVSPSKTPIKKGVPRRTNQ
- the LOC141692812 gene encoding uncharacterized protein LOC141692812 isoform X1 — translated: MATELQSCFFQDSFVFFYQIIIFRAETKILITESIMAARENAKLNADKSLDQTDSIVQSAARENANFSADKSLDQTDSLVQTKMNEFKLSSDGNFGHDQAQIISSDIAEAEQKGFLMEQSPGVAQSAETKILIKESIMAARENAKFNADKSLDHTESLVQSAEAKILIKESITEARENAELNADKSLDQTDSLVQTNMNEFKLSSDGNCRHDQAQIMSNDSAVAEQKGFLEQSPGVAQSAETEIFINKESIITARENAYKSLNQTDSLVQTTKNEFKLSGAGNFRHDQAQGMSNDSAGAEEKGFSKEQSPGVADHHQMNGGDDFDGNPLVLTESLVAAGGNAAKKKKAGSSRGKKKTKSKRTNSAQRKIKRTVFVSDIDNEIAEVQLAALFTSCGEIVDCRICGDPKSALRFGFVEFSVKEGARNALSLAGMMLGSHTVKVQPSKTAIAPVNQNLLPRSEDEIERCTRTIYITNIDKKVIPEDVRLFFESFCGEVLCLKLLNDRRHSTCIGFLEFVTPESAIAALKCSGVILGDLPIRVSPSKTPIKKGVPRRTNQ